Proteins from one Calditrichota bacterium genomic window:
- a CDS encoding ATP-binding cassette domain-containing protein, whose product MIIVDRLEKSYNGFQAVDGISFEVESGQILGFLGPNGAGKTTTMKILTCFMPPTKGTVTVDGLSVTEHSKEIRKKIGYFPEHTPIYADMNVVDYLQFVCEVRGIEKSQQMAAIKRVIEITSLGDMLQKDIGELSKGYRQRVGLAQAMVHNPDILILDEPTTGLDPNQIVEIRSLIKEIGKEKTVIFSTHILQEVTATCDNVMIINKGSIVAKGTPDELMANSQGKGVLNIELNEGASDVVEKISALNGVTKAKAGKEANSFVIESDKNTDIRETVFKAAVKNKWVLLGMNYHQTSLEDVFRQLTD is encoded by the coding sequence ATGATTATTGTTGATCGTTTGGAAAAATCCTATAACGGTTTTCAAGCCGTCGATGGGATTTCATTTGAAGTAGAAAGCGGACAGATTCTCGGCTTTCTCGGACCCAACGGAGCAGGCAAAACCACGACAATGAAAATCCTGACCTGTTTCATGCCTCCGACAAAAGGAACGGTTACTGTGGACGGTCTTTCCGTTACAGAACATTCCAAAGAAATTAGAAAGAAGATTGGCTATTTCCCCGAGCATACACCAATCTATGCAGATATGAACGTGGTCGATTATCTGCAGTTTGTGTGCGAAGTACGTGGGATTGAAAAGTCGCAACAAATGGCCGCCATTAAAAGGGTAATTGAAATAACCAGTCTTGGCGATATGCTGCAAAAAGATATCGGCGAACTTTCCAAAGGTTACAGGCAGCGTGTCGGGCTTGCCCAGGCTATGGTTCACAATCCGGATATTCTAATCCTTGATGAGCCAACCACAGGGCTTGATCCAAACCAAATTGTGGAAATCCGCTCGCTGATCAAAGAGATCGGTAAAGAAAAAACCGTTATCTTCTCAACACATATTTTGCAGGAAGTAACAGCCACCTGCGACAATGTTATGATTATCAATAAAGGTAGTATTGTTGCCAAAGGTACTCCCGATGAATTGATGGCCAATTCGCAGGGCAAAGGCGTTTTAAACATTGAGTTAAATGAAGGTGCCTCAGATGTTGTTGAAAAAATATCAGCACTAAATGGCGTTACCAAAGCCAAAGCCGGCAAAGAAGCCAACTCATTTGTAATCGAATCCGATAAAAACACAGACATCCGCGAAACTGTTTTTAAAGCAGCTGTTAAAAATAAATGGGTGCTTCTGGGAATGAATTATCATCAAACCTCACTTGAAGACGTTTTCCGTCAGCTAACAGATTAA
- a CDS encoding ABC transporter permease subunit, whose amino-acid sequence MNTIFALMRKELKSYFNSPIAFIVIAVFIILSTWIFFYYGDYAFFDRGVSDVRGLFQYSSIILLFFAPALSMRLIAEEKYNGTLELLVTMPIEDHEIIIGKYLSTLVVYAVMLLGLAVTPITVMSIGEPEIGVILTSYLGFFLLGATYFAIGIAASAFTKNQVVAFIVTFLLLGILYLIGGAVSSGPLAAIINTISIHGHFENFFKGIIDIRDIVYFISIIALSLYVASTALTSRKFLK is encoded by the coding sequence GTGAACACAATTTTTGCACTGATGCGCAAGGAGCTGAAAAGTTATTTTAACTCTCCAATCGCATTCATCGTTATTGCTGTTTTTATAATCCTGTCCACCTGGATATTTTTCTATTATGGCGATTATGCCTTCTTCGATAGAGGCGTTTCAGATGTCCGCGGATTATTTCAATACAGCTCAATAATTTTACTGTTTTTTGCACCGGCCCTTTCCATGCGTTTAATTGCCGAAGAAAAATACAACGGCACCTTGGAATTGCTGGTTACCATGCCAATCGAAGATCATGAAATTATAATCGGGAAATATCTTTCCACACTGGTTGTTTATGCGGTTATGTTACTTGGGCTTGCAGTTACACCTATCACAGTGATGTCAATTGGTGAGCCGGAAATAGGTGTTATTTTGACAAGCTACCTTGGCTTCTTTCTGCTTGGGGCAACCTATTTTGCGATTGGAATTGCGGCTTCGGCTTTTACAAAAAACCAGGTTGTTGCTTTTATCGTAACTTTCCTGCTTTTAGGCATTTTATACCTGATTGGCGGGGCGGTAAGCAGCGGGCCTTTGGCTGCCATTATAAATACAATCAGCATTCATGGACATTTCGAAAATTTCTTTAAAGGGATTATCGATATCCGTGACATAGTATATTTTATCTCGATAATAGCGTTGTCGCTGTATGTTGCCAGTACAGCCTTGACATCACGAAAATTTTTGAAGTAA
- a CDS encoding TfoX/Sxy family protein — MSSLRELPNIGKTLADKLNLIGINNEQELKQLGSENTIIKIATIENSGACINMLYALEGAIQGIRWHGLDKDRKQELKEFYRMLNK; from the coding sequence ATGAGCTCACTTAGAGAATTGCCAAATATTGGAAAAACTCTTGCAGACAAATTGAATTTAATTGGAATTAATAATGAGCAAGAGTTAAAACAATTAGGAAGTGAAAATACAATAATCAAGATTGCAACCATTGAAAACAGTGGTGCTTGCATTAATATGCTTTATGCACTTGAAGGAGCAATACAAGGAATAAGATGGCACGGACTTGACAAAGACAGAAAACAAGAATTGAAAGAGTTTTATAGAATGTTGAACAAGTAA